A stretch of the Panicum virgatum strain AP13 chromosome 9N, P.virgatum_v5, whole genome shotgun sequence genome encodes the following:
- the LOC120689205 gene encoding disease resistance protein Pik-2-like, with the protein MELATAALSSLLPKLGSLLVDAYNLQKGVRSDIRFLKDEMERMQAALSDLSKLPADHISDVDKLWARDLKELSYDIEDSIDAFTVRVQAGAQPPSLKGFRKFVHKIGLVKKITTRHRIAMDMSEIKSRINEVAERRARYNLPGVAGQPDATTIDPRLTALYEHVERLVGIDGPSEELISLLMKSSHGVRSQELMVVSIVGVGGLGKTTLANSVYERLKEKFDCHAFVSVSLKPDIKKVFGSLLRKLTRQEAGERDLDELISEINIFLRSRRYVLYSKY; encoded by the coding sequence ATGGAGCTCGCGACGGCGGCTCTCAGCAGCCTGCTCCCCAAGCTGGGCAGCCTCCTCGTCGATGCATACAATCTGCAGAAGGGGGTGAGGAGCGACATCAGGTTCCTCAAGGATGAAATGGAGAGGATGCAGGCTGCCCTCAGCGACTTGTCCAAGCTGCCGGCAGATCACATCAGCGACGTGGACAAGCTATGGGCGAGGGATTTGAAGGAGCTCTCCTACGATATAGAGGACAGCATCGATGCTTTCACTGTGCGCGTCCAGGCCGGTGCCCAGCCACCCAGTTTGAAGGGCTTTAGAAAGTTCGTTCACAAGATCGGCTTGGTGAAAAAGATCACGACTCGTCACCGGATCGCCATGGACATGAGTGAAATCAAGAGCCGCATCAATGAGGTGGCTGAGAGGCGAGCGAGATACAACTTACCAGGTGTTGCAGGGCAGCCTGATGCAACAACCATAGATCCTCGCTTGACAGCTCTCTACGAGCACGTGGAGAGACTCGTCGGCATCGATGGGCCATCGGAGGAGCTCATCAGCTTGCTAATGAAATCATCACATGGTGTGCGAAGTCAGGAGCTGATGGTAGTCTCTATTGTTGGCGTGGGTGGCCTTGGCAAAACGACGCTTGCCAATTCAGTGTATGAAAGGCTCAAAGAGAAGTTCGATTGCCATGCTTTTGTGTCGGTCTCCCTGAAGCCTGACATAAAGAAGGTTTTCGGAAGCTTGCTGCGGAAACTTACCAGACAAGAAGCTGGGGAAAGGGATCTCGATGAACTCATCAGTGAAATCAATATATTCCTCAGGAGTAGAAGGTATGTATTATACTCCAAGTATTGA